TTCTTTAGAATATGCGTGTGATTTGAAAACGCCGGGAATTGTTTTTATGATTTTTTTAATAACACCTATTGGCGCAGAAATCAGTAAACTGCCCACAGCGGCACCAACAATTACAATAAACTCTGCGGGTTGAATAAGAAGCACAACATCACCGCCGGCAAACATAAAGCCGCCAACAACCGATACTGTAACAACAACTATTCCTATAATAACAAACATTTTATTTCTCCACGTTTAACTCAAATTGAGTTTTTGGTACAAGGGAAAACAATTTTTCACATTGAGTTATAATAAAGTTCCAATCAACTCTATCGGAAGCGAGGTTAAACTCTAAGTTTCTGCAAATATCGCTTACCATTGGCAAACCAACTGTTTTTCCCACCCCTTTTATTTGGTGAAAGATTACTCTTAATTTATTTCTATCTCTTAAACTCACAGAATCAACAATAATTTTTTTTTGTGATGGAAATGATTCTATAAAAATCTTCTGAAGGTCGTTTACAACTTCATCATGAAAATCAATTGATTGAATTTCAGCATTAATTTTTCTTTCTAATTCAAAGCCAATCAGTTCGTTAACAGCATTAATCAGATCATCTATATTAAAAGGCTTGATAATAACTTTATCAGCTCCATTTTCCATAGCCGCAAGCATATTGCTTTTGTTTACGTTGCCGCTTAGAATGATTACGGGAATATTCTTTAATTCATCAATAACTTTTTTTATCTGTAGGGTTTTTATTCCATCAAGATTTGGCATAAGAATATCAAGAATAATAATATCAGGTTTATGAGAAAGCGCTTTTTGAATACCAAACAAACCATCTTCAGAACTTTCAGTTTTGCAGATGTATTCATCAAACAATCTTGTTAAAGAAGTTCTTGTTAAATCAGAATCATCAATAATTAAAATCAGTGGGTTTTTATTTCTGATCATACATTAATCAATCTTTTTGATTTTGAGTTTTGTTAAATCCGCAGGTATCTCTTTAATGGATTTTATTGCTTTTACAGAACTTTCTTTTACTTTATCGTAAAGCTCAGTTCTAACAATTTGTATATTCTGAGGAGCGTCGATTCCAATCTTAACGGTATTGTCTGATAATGAAATAATCTTTACAGTTATACCGCTGCCGATTTTAATTTCTTCGTTTAATTTTCTGGTTAGTATTAACATTTTTTTAACTTTGATTTTCTTCAACAAAAAGATTGTAGTCAATAGGGTATTTATCGCTATCTATAATTTTTTGAAATCCGCTCTTTGCATCCTGATTAATGTAAACGGGAGCTTTAAGATTTACTTTAACATCAGCTGGATTTTTACTCATAACTACAATTCCAAATGCTTCGTTATCATCTAACACAGGAAATTTTTTATCAATTATTCTTAGCCCGATTAAAGGGAAAGCTATTTCGGGCTCTTCAATAGAGTTGAGCCAGTAGAAAATATCGTCCTCTGGTTTGATAAAAAGATATTTGTGAAGGTTTTCCAATCCGAAAAGGCCTTCTGCAAAACTGATAACCAAATCTTCAGTGTATTCAATTTCGCCAAAATGATATGTCTTTATTTTCATATTCCTAATTTTATTTTATGATTATAATATCTACTCTTCTGTTTGTGGCTCTGCCGTATACTGATTCATTTGAGTCTAAAGGTTTGTACTCCGAAAATCCTACGATGGAAAGTTTTTCCGGATCCAAACCCTGTTCAGTCATCAAATAATAAGCCGTACTTAAAGCACGCGCCACAGATAAATGCCAGTTAGATGGAAACTGTGATGTATTAATTGGGATATTATCTGTATGTCCTTCAATTCTAACATCATTTGGCAATTTCTTAATAATTGCTGCAAGTTGCTGCAAAACAATTTTTGAACTTTTCTTTAATTCTGCACTTCCCGAAGGAAAAACAATATCTTCAAGAATGTGAATTGTAACTCCCCGCGAATTTTCTTCAAGTTTTATTGAACTTGTGTAATTATTTTTTTCTATCAAACTATTTATGTCTGATTTCAAATTTCCCAGTGGCGGTGCAATCGGTACTTCTGAATCTGGAATAACTTTAATAGTTTGAGTTGGTCCACCGAAAACATTACCGATAGCATTTACCATTTTCTCGTACTTTTGTACGTCAAGATTTGACGCTGTATATAGTAAAATAAACAGCCCGAGCAACAGAGTTATAAGATCTGCATACGTAATAAGGTAACGGTCTTTCTCTCCACCTTCAGAAAAAGGTGATTCTTCAAACTCATCTACCTGAATCTTTTTTCGAACTCTCTTTGAGGAAGCATGCTCTCTTGTTCTTTTTGGGATAGCATGCTTACCAATCTTGACTTCACCAAAGCCGGGACTTCCCCACTCTGTAATGCCAAGACCCCCTGTAATGAGAGTTCCATCATTTGTTTCTCTTCTTGATGACATTTTTTTAATTTATCTGCAATTGGTAACCAAATTAAGTTTGCACTAAAAACACCCCAAAGTGTTGCGATGAATGCAGTGGCAATACTTTTAATTAATGAATTGGGATCAGCACCAGCGTGTGAAAGTGCCATTATCAATCCCATAACAGTTCCAAGAATTCCCATTGTCGGCGCGTATCCGCCCATTTTTGTAAAAATAAAAATATTAGAGTAATGTCTTTCCTGCACAGATTTAATTTCAAGTTCAGCTAGATCTTGCAAAGAGTCCGGATCCGTTCCATCAACAGCATTGCGTAATAATTTTTTAGCAAAAAAGTAATCAACTTTATTTATATCTCTATCAAGTGCAAGCAAACCTTCTTTTCTTGCTTTATACGAAAACTGAACAATCGAATTTATTACTCTTTTAGGTTCAAACTTTTGAGGAAAGTACGCAAGCCTCATCAATCTGAACATGTTTACAAAATTTTCATATCCAAAACCGATTATTACCGCTGCAAATGTTCCTCCGAAAACAATAATAATTGGTGGAATTAAGAACAGAGCATTTACAGATCCACCCTCGAGCACAAAAGCCCCAAAGATGGATAGAACTCCTAAAATTAATCCGTTAAATGCGCTGTATTTTTTTATCATATGTAATCAAGTAACGTCTTTTGTAAAATCATTGAACCAAGTTTTTGTGATATTTGTAATAAGTAATCTTGGTTTTGTAAATCAACCACAGCTTTTGCGATATCAACACCATTTTCATTCTGAGCCAATTCCATCAAATTATATGTTTGCTGTTCTAACATACTTTGCAAAGTTGAAATCTGATTTATTGTATTACCAACCTGCGATTGTTTAGATGTAAGACGTGAATTAAAATTTTCAACAGCGGCAATTTGCTCGTTGCTTGGAACAATTCCGTTTCTTAAATCATTGCTAAGCTGTTTAAGTGTGTTAAAAATATTTGTTGGTTGATTTGCACTTAAACTTATACTTGTTGCTGAACTATTTTCTGAAAGTGTTTTAAGATTCATTGTAAACTGAATTCTGTTTGCCGGAACTTCCACTGCAAAAGATAAATCTGAAGTTGATCCATCCACAGAAACTAAGTTTCCGTTTAAGTTGTTAAACACAAGTGTTTTAGCTCCCGGTGGAGCTGTAAATACGGTGGCACCGCCGCCATCAACAATATCATAAGTCATTTGATAAGTATTAGCTGCTGTTTTTTGATAGTTAGTTTGCAGTTGATATTCATTTCCCAAATCATCGTGAATCGTAGAATTAACATTTGTAACCGTTCCGACTACGTCTGCTGTGTTAAAAAATCCTTTTGAGGAAACTATAGTCCCAAATAAATCTAATCCGGGCATATTTATACTTTGCACAACACTTTGTGAAAACTTAACATTTATTTTACCACTCGTATCTGTATTTGATTGATATGATTGATTGTCAGATGAAATTCCATAAGGTTCGCTTGAATAGTCCGTTCCGCCAAAAATATATTTTCCATCGGATTTTGAGTTTGAAGTTTCTAACATAATCTTTAATGAGTTGTCAATCATATCAGCATAAACTTCTAAGTTGGTTTGATTGATTGGGTTTTGAAGTTCAGTTAATTTGCCAACAATACTCATAGCTTCTGATTGCATTGATTCCATTGCAAAAATTGTTTCATCCAAAAATGACAAACTGTTCTGAATATTTTTTTTATAAGTTTCAGTTTGACCCATCTGATCTGAAATCCGGAAAAGTCTGGAAGTACCAACAGGTGAATCGGATGGTTTCTCAATTTTATTTCCACTCATTATTTGTTTATTTAGAGTAGAAATTCTGTCTTTTATTTTGTTTGTATTTCCAATGTAATTATTAGAAATTATTAAATCACTTATGCGCATTTTACACCATATTTAAAATTGTTTGTAACATGTCATCAGCAATTGTGATGAGTTTAGCAGATGCCTCATACGTTCGTTGAAACTTCAATACATTTGTCATTTCTTCATCAACAGAAACACCGGATTGCGAAGCTCTTAATTGACCAAGCTCATCCAGAACCATCTGGTTGGCTTGTGTATAATTATTTTGCAGCATTCCGTCATTGCCAAGTCCGTTAATCATTGAGGCGTAACTTTCCTGTAAGGTGTTACCGTTCAATAATTTTGAATCTGTAAGTTGCGCGATACGTATTGCAATTTCTCCATTACCTTCAGTTCCATCCAATGAAATTGCAATTTTATTTGGATCATCAATAAGTTCAGAATTAATTATCAGTTCGCCGTTTACATAACCTTCAAAGAAATTAAGTCCTGTTTCCTGCGGATCAGAAATTGTGTAACCATTAACGTGTTCGCCGTTTACAGCTTCAACAAGCTTGGCAATTACACCATCAAGTTTTTGCTGGTAGGCCGGAATCTTTTTTGAATAGACTTGGGAGAGTGCATTAAGTTCACCACCGGTTAATACAATCGGGTAAGTCCCATCTTTTACTTTTAAATTTATTTTGCCATTCACCTCTTCAGCAACAAATTCTGCTGAATGCATTCTATCAACAGCAAGAGCTCCACCGATTGAAATTACTGCTGAGTTTGTGTTATCGTAAACCACATTAATATTTACAAGATTACTTAGTTCATCAACCAGAGCATCACGTTTATCCAATAGATCATTAACAGGAACACCATTATAAGCGTTTGAAAATTGCTCGTAATTAATTTGATGTATCTGATCTAAAATCGTATTTACAGAATTTACTTTTTGCTGAAACTCTTGTTTAATATCGCCTTTTAGAGTATTTAATGATTGATTTATAGAAGTTACTTTTGCTGAAAGATTATTTGCAGCATTTAAAACATTCGTTCTTAAAGGTGATGAATTTGGAGTAACAGCAAGTTCATTAAAACTGCTAAAAAAGGTTGTCATCAAATTTGATATGCCAAGATCTGAAGGTTCGGAAAATATTTTCTCTACATCGCCTACTAATTGGCTTTGCCTGTTGCTGTCTGAAAATTTTTGATTTGTACCGATAATATGGGCGTCAACTAACCGATCTCTTACACGCGAAACATCTGCAATCTTTACACCGTTGCCCCAAACTAATCCTGCAGTAAGATTTGAGGTTTCCGTTGCAAGCATAATTCGCTGGCGTGAATAATTGGGATTTGCAGAGTTAACAATATTATGCGACGTCACTTCCAGCGCTCTTCTGTAAACGGCTAAGCTTCGTGAAGATATGTCAAATATTTTTGTTAATGCCATTGTGTTGCTCTAAATTTTTCTATCAAAAAAATTTTCTTTTTTTGTACCAAGAATATTTTTGATTAAGTCGCGTATGAACTGTCTTGAATTACTAATGATTATTTCATTCTGTGAATTCAGTAAAAGAACTTCTTTAACCTTTTCTAATAAAATGGTTCTAACCTGGTTAAACTCTTCAGAAACTTCAGGATCAATCGCTAATAAAACATCGGCTAACTTATCCATGCCTTCATTTTTATCAACTTCAATTTTATAATGCTTTAAAGCCATCGTAACTGCATTAGATCTTCGTTCTTCACAGTCTTTAACGCGATTAAGAATTTTTTCTTCCTTATCAATTGCAATTTCAATATCATCAAGTTCGCTATTAACTATTGATCTTTGCAATAACTTTAACGTATTAATAAAATCACTTAATAAAGTAATTTGTTCATAAGTTAGTTTTAAAATTTCGTCATAGTACATTTTTCGGCTCCTCAAAATTCTTAAGATATCCAATTACACGCTTTACATATGTTTGAGTTTCTGTAAAAGGTGGAATTCCATTGTATTTATCAACATTTCCAGGTCCTGCGTTATATCCGGCTAAAGCAAACTTTAGGTCTCCATTGTATTTTCGAAGAAGTTGGGACAAATATTTAGCCCCGCCCATAATATTTTCTTTTGGATCAAAAACATTGTTAATTCCCAAGTATTGTGCGGTCGAATCAATAATCTGCATCAAGCCTTTTGCGCTTGCAGTTGAAACTGCATTTTCTTTAGCGGAAGATTCTGCAAGTATTACAGATTTAATGATATTTTTATCAACTCCGTAAGTTTCTGAGGCTTGATTAATAATTTCATCATATTTACTTAATCTTGTTAAAGATTGGTTTGATGGTTCAACAACAGGAATTTCTGTACTGCTGCTTGTTACTTCAATCTTTGGTTGATTTTTTAGCGGAGTTAATTTTGGATTTAAAACTTCAGTTGATAAAGTTTCACCTGTTAATCTTTTATAAATTTCATCAGCTACTCCAAGCCCTGTTCCTTTAGAAATCTTATCAGCAATTTCAAACTGAAAAATGGAATCAAAAAAATCTCCGCCAAAATTACTTTCACCAAACATTCCGCCGCTTGTAGTTTGATTCATACTTTTTAGCATCATTGATGTTAATAAACTTTCAAACTGTTTAGAAACATCCGCCATTCTTTGTTTTTCAGAAAGCGAAAGATTTTTTGCTTCCGGTGTAAATGGAATGTGTTTCTGTTCGTTAGTTATTTTTAAACTTAAATCGTTCATTTTAGATGATAACTAATTCTGCTATTAGAGCGCCCGCTTCTTTAAGTGCTTGAAAAATTGCAATAATTTCTTTTGGCGTAACTTTTAATGAATTAAGAGCGCTTGCAACTTCCTGTACATTAGATGCGCCGGAGATTGCAATTGTGTTTGTTGAATCCTGTGTTGCATAAGGCACTAAATTGTTTACCACAGCCGTATTACCGTTTGAAAAAGCACCAGGCTGAGAAACAATTGGATAATTTTCAATAGTAATATTTAAACTGCCGTGTGTAATTGATACAGGTTTTATTTGAACATTTGTACCCGCAACTACAGTTCCTGTTCTTTCATTTAGAACTACCTTTGCAGCATAATCAGTTTCAACATTTAAAACTTCAAGCTCAGCAAGAAAACCTACAATATTAGTTTGCCTGTCTTTTGGGATAGTAACACGAATTTCCGATGCATCAATTGAAGTTGCGGCACTATCGCCAAATGTTGCATTAATAGAATTAGCAACATTGTTAGATGTTGTTAAATCAGGCATTCTTAAATAAACACTTATTTGTTTGTCGATAACAATTTCATTCTCAAGTGTTTCCTTCAAAATGCCGCCTTGCGGAACTCTGCCGGCAAGTGAATGATTTTTTGCAACTCTATTCCCGCTTGAGGTGTTATAATCATATCCGCCAATAGAAATCGAGCCTTGTGCAAAGGCGTAAACTTCACCCGCAATTCCGGAAAGTGGAGTCATCAAAAGAGTCCCACCAAGTAAACTTGTTGCATCGCCCATTGAAGAAACTGTAACATCAAACTTTGCACCTGGTTTGTAATTAGAATTTAGATTTGCGGTTACCATTACTGCGGCAACGTTTCTGGTCTTTACATCTGTTTGCGGAACTGTTATTCCAAATCTTTTTAACATACTTGTTATAGATTGCATAGTAAACTGAGTACGATAGCTATCGCCTGTTCCTGCTAATCCAACAACCAAACCATAGCCAATCACCTGTTCAGAATTATTGCCGGAAATTGTCGCAATATCTTTTATTCTTTGTGAATAGGCTAGTGACGACAAGACAATAAATACTAATATTAAAAGACTAAATCTTTTCATACTTCACCTTAAAAAATCCAATGGAAGAACTTTGTTAACCAGCCTGGCGATTGTGCATCATCTATAAGTCCGCTTCCTTCAAAACTTATTTCAGCATCAGAAATATTATAAGATAGAACGGAGTTGTCGGCTCTAACATCTGTTGCCCTAACAACTCCTTTAATATTTACTAATTGTTCTTCGCCGTTGATAGTAATTTTTTTACTGCCACTTATCAGCATATTTCCATTTTCAAGAACTGATTCAATTGTTGCACTAATTTTTGTTTGAATCATACCGGATGATTCTGTTGATCCGGAACCGCTAAAATCATTGTTGGAACCAACGCCTACATTTACTTCCGGAACATCAGTTGAGCTTACTTTCCCCGCGAGATTAAATCCAAGATCACTTTCTCTTGAGCTATTAGTTCTTGCTTTATTAGTTGCAAGTGAAGATTCCACAACTATAATTGTTATCGCATCGCCTATATTAGATGCTTTTTGATCGGAGAATAATGAGTAGTAAGAGTTTTTTCTCATATTCTGTGGGAATACTGCTGCGATTAGTAAAACAGAAATTAAAATTGCTTTTTTCATTTTATCACTCAACTATTACCTTGGTTGCGTCAATAATTCTTGCTTTAAATATTTTATTACCTGACGATACAAACTCAATTAAATCACCAGCACCGCCGTGTTGCCTTGCAAAAGCTTCCGTCGTCACAGTTACATTTCCATTTCTAACTTCTGCAAATACTTTATCACCTGAACTTATTAAAGGAATTTTTTCAATCTTTTCTTCAAAAAGGATTTCTCCTTTCTTAATAAAAGTTTTTGCACGATAATCTGTTAATGCACAATCAACACTTAATGGATTTCCATTAATTCTAGTTACGTCTAAAACTTTTTCTTCAAATCCTGAATTATGCAACAAATCTTTTCTTTCAAAATCTTTATTAGCCACTAAAAGTTTTTTTAACAATTGAACCTTAACTGAAACAATAGACGCAGAAGTTTTTTTTCCTTTTGTTGCAATAACCGGTATGTATGCAATACCCTTACCAAGGTTAATATTTCGCGTATAGTCAATTTCAATTTCATCATCAGATGAAAAATTTTGCTGAAGTCGTATCTCAATCTTTTGATACTCTGGGAACTCTTTCTGAAGGTATTGAAGAACTTTCTCTTCAAAAGTTTGAGAAAAAACTTGAACACTAAACAATATGAATATTAACAATCTCACTGCTTCTTATCTTTTAAGATTATTAGCCATTGTCATCATTTCTTCAACTGTCTTTACTGTTTTACTGCTTAGCTCGTAAGCACGTTGTGCAGTTATCATAGCAATCATTTCATCAACAACATCAACGTTTGAAGATTCCAGATAGCCTTGATGAAGTTCACCAAAACCATCAAAGCCAGGATTGCCAAGTATTGGTCTTCCGCTTTCAGGTGATTCTGAATATAGATTATCACCAAGCGCTAACAATCCCCCGGGATTTAAAAATCTTACCAATTGAATATTACCTACAGGAACTCTATTTCCATCGGATTGCTGCAGCTCAACGTTGCCATCCCTACTAATTACAACTCCAACAGAATTATCATCAAGAGAAATATCTGGGTCAAGCAAATAGCCTCCTGAAGTACAAAGATTTCCATCAGAGTTTAATTTGAATGAGCCATCACGCGTGTAAACTAGTGTTCCATCAACTTTTCTTACTTGAAAAAAACCTTCACCTTGTATTGCAACATCTAGAGGAGTATTGGTTGCAGTTATATCACCCTGCAAAAAAGATTTTTGTGTTGATGAGGGTTTTACTCCGTTTCCAACTTGCACAGTTCCTGTTCCGGAAGTTGAATTGCCGGGTGTGTTTGAGTTCACAGTATTTACCACAACTTCTTGATACATCAAATCCTGAAACTCAGCTTTACTTTTTTTAAATGCTGTTGTGTTCATGTTTGCCATATTATTCGAGATCACTTCTATATTGATCTGCTGTGCATACATTCCTGAAGCCGCTGTTCTTAATGCTCTGTTGCTCATACTAACCTCTTGTTACTATTTTAAATTCTTCCAAGATCATTTGCTTTTTCTAATGAACTATCTAAGTAATTAACCATCTTATATGCTGTCTCGTAATCTTTCGAAAGGTTAATCATGTTTTCTAATTCAATCATCGGGTTAACGTTTGATTCTTCTAAGTAACCCTGTCTTACTTCAAATTCTGATTCTAGAGCAAAATCCTGAATGTCTTGAGTTGTGTTAAAATTTAATCCCGTTTTTCGTTTTTCATAATCATCAATTTTTACTATAAGCAAATCTGCAACGTGTGTTTCGTTAATGCTAAGCGCACCGCTGTGAGAAATTTTAATATCTGTTTGCGCACCATTCATATATTCTATAAGACTTATTTCTCCGCCCTTGCCCATTACTTTATTCCCTTGTTCATTTACGAGAAATCCATCATCAGATACTTTAAAATTTCCTTTGCGCGTAAATTCATATCCGTTTTGTGATTGGATTGTGAACATTCCTTCACCAACTAATGCAAGATCCATTGGATTTGAGGTTTCAAAAATCTCACCTTGAGTAGTATCAACTGAGCTTCTTATCTGTGAATTTCCTTCGGCTTTTAAAATCTCAGAAAATAGGCCTTCACGTTTAAATCCAACAGTATTAATATTTGCTAAGTTTCCGGAAATCTTTTCCATGTTTTTATTTGCAGCCAAAAGGCTTCTAGCAGATTGATAAATTCCTTTAATCATTTTTGTTCACCGTTAATTAATTACTATTTACTACACATCTGTATTTTTGCGGCTAATAGAATTTCACCCGCTGGCATTTTTAATTTTTTTGATGTATTGATTAGCTGCTTTTGATTAACGTCATCAATATGTTTTGCTTTTTTCAAAAGCTGTTGTCTTTTCTTTTGTAACTTTTTATCGGAATGGATTAATAATTTTTCTTCGCGAAGTAGCCCGACATTGTGTTTAAACTGTGAATCTATATTTCTTTTCGATCCATTTCTCATAAAGAGAACATATGCAATTACAATAAGTAGAATTATAATTGCAGCTACTTTAATTATTAATAATCCTGTAATCATTTTTATTCTCTCATCTTCCTTTTTAATGGGAAAGAAAATATCAAGTTTGTACCGGTTCCGGATTCACTAATAAATCTCATTTCACCTTCGTGTTTATCCATAAGATGTTTTAAAATATTAATTCCAAACTCTTTGTCCTCTTTGGCTAACCCATCAATAGTATCTGTAAAAAGCATTTTAATAATAATTGTTTCGCTGCTGTAACGGCTTTGAATAATAATTCCCCCACCGGTTCCGCGTAATGGGTTTATCAAACTGAATGAATTAATCAATATCTGTTTTAAGCTGTTATAATTACTTAGAATTGATGGAATGTTTTCTTCAAGATCCAGAACGCACTCACACGAATCTGCGCGCAAACTGTGCTCGATAACTTTATAAAAATCATTAATAGCTGTGTTGATTGAACATGAATATAATTTAGGTTTGCTATCACTGTTGTTTATAAAGTTGCCTAAGCGATCGAGAATTTCTTTTATTGTGTGAACCTGGTTCCTGATAAAATCAGTTGCATCTGAATCAAGATCAGGGTTTTCTTTTTGAAGCAAATCGGAATAACTCATAATAACCTGCAGCGGTGAACCAATTTCTTCAATACTCTTGCTTGTTAGTTCGCCAATTGCTGCAAATTTAAAGTCATTAAAAAGTTTTGATTGAAGAATTTGATATTCTGAATATGTTTTATTTAGTTCATCTCTTAATCGAACAAATTCTAATTTTGCAAATGTTTGATTTAATATTGTTAGAAGTGTTCTATACTCAAATGAATCTTCACTTAAATATTTTAGATTTGTAAGCGAAGCCAAAACTCCTGAAAATCTGTTGTTACTAAATATCGGAACAACAAAACAAGTTAACCCTGAATTAACGGCCGCATTATCAACTTC
Above is a genomic segment from Ignavibacteriales bacterium containing:
- a CDS encoding flagellar hook basal-body protein, whose translation is MIKGIYQSARSLLAANKNMEKISGNLANINTVGFKREGLFSEILKAEGNSQIRSSVDTTQGEIFETSNPMDLALVGEGMFTIQSQNGYEFTRKGNFKVSDDGFLVNEQGNKVMGKGGEISLIEYMNGAQTDIKISHSGALSINETHVADLLIVKIDDYEKRKTGLNFNTTQDIQDFALESEFEVRQGYLEESNVNPMIELENMINLSKDYETAYKMVNYLDSSLEKANDLGRI
- a CDS encoding HAMP domain-containing histidine kinase, whose amino-acid sequence is MRLLKENRRAYLPFLNSVEQLEKASDGKYKLKKRTNLPLACEQVSVISGGNVQIDLLAFSEKLNSLYQSEQIIAAFKDEISKLSFFMDAEIFSLDDKTSECKPIDKTCNQKLYYYVKNFLKNGILDWVAESKNAKFLPWEVDNAAVNSGLTCFVVPIFSNNRFSGVLASLTNLKYLSEDSFEYRTLLTILNQTFAKLEFVRLRDELNKTYSEYQILQSKLFNDFKFAAIGELTSKSIEEIGSPLQVIMSYSDLLQKENPDLDSDATDFIRNQVHTIKEILDRLGNFINNSDSKPKLYSCSINTAINDFYKVIEHSLRADSCECVLDLEENIPSILSNYNSLKQILINSFSLINPLRGTGGGIIIQSRYSSETIIIKMLFTDTIDGLAKEDKEFGINILKHLMDKHEGEMRFISESGTGTNLIFSFPLKRKMRE